In a genomic window of Mucilaginibacter sp. KACC 22063:
- a CDS encoding response regulator transcription factor — protein MKKILLVEDDPNLGLLLQDYLQLKGKFDVVLCKDGDEGLKAFTKDTYELVILDVMMPKKDGFTLGKEIRKINQQIPIIFATAKAMIEDKTQAFSLGGDDYITKPFRIEELLLRINALLKRVAGSEVKEEPKQSFFEIGKYNFDYTQQMITTQDHQQKLSTKEAELLRLLCLHKNEVLTREEALLNIWHDDNYFNGRSMDVFLSKIRKYLKDDPEVEIINVHGRGYKLLVN, from the coding sequence ATGAAAAAAATATTACTGGTTGAAGACGACCCCAACCTGGGGTTACTGCTACAAGATTATTTGCAGTTAAAGGGTAAGTTTGATGTTGTGTTATGCAAAGATGGCGACGAGGGGCTTAAGGCATTTACAAAAGACACCTATGAGCTGGTGATATTAGATGTAATGATGCCTAAAAAGGATGGCTTTACCCTGGGTAAGGAGATCAGGAAGATCAACCAGCAGATACCCATTATTTTTGCTACAGCCAAAGCAATGATCGAAGATAAAACCCAAGCATTTAGCCTTGGAGGCGATGATTACATTACCAAACCATTCCGGATAGAAGAGTTGCTGCTGCGTATTAACGCCCTGCTTAAACGTGTTGCCGGTAGCGAGGTAAAAGAGGAGCCCAAACAAAGCTTTTTTGAAATAGGGAAATATAACTTTGATTATACGCAGCAAATGATCACCACGCAGGATCATCAGCAAAAACTATCAACCAAAGAAGCCGAATTACTGCGCCTGCTTTGCCTGCACAAAAACGAAGTACTCACCCGCGAAGAAGCGCTACTGAACATCTGGCATGACGACAACTATTTTAATGGCCGCAGCATGGATGTGTTTTTAAGCAAGATCCGTAAATACCTTAAAGACGACCCTGAAGTGGAGATCATTAATGTACATGGTAGGGGCTACAAATTACTGGTTAATTAA
- a CDS encoding sensor histidine kinase, which translates to MSKRSIVLITGLMGFALLGVMAMQLYFLRQSYVMQSALFDRSVNEVLNNVVDKVARVDAVNFLNEKARFNDEQELQKRNYRLIVKSIHKSTLDTPTGDNPEADSLTIRKKQTEREKHIAMLRDSLKHIIMRNKMDEELNNIAGSVNFRIRVDEFTDEFGIVHQRLTPEIVSIPQKQVMLKRPLKLNKYDTLTYQYTDPQFGRQTITIPQINPLWQREQDRKQKQRQIRQVKRMLATDSIENLKQGQGSQRSVIQSIAEEYQHTGKPLTKRIDSVWIDSVLHFELRNKGINLPFSYEVTTATNDSLIFQRALNTGEQPKFLPANTYETAIFNKEVVNDPGKIRITFPEKSSFLLSRMTYTMATSGALMFVLVLCFGYTIYSILRQKKISEMKTDFINNMTHEFKTPVSTIMIASEALRDEEIAQDKNRVSKLAGIIYEENARLGSHIERVLNIARIEKNDFKLEVRPVDVNEMVSTVLDSMELKLQKYNAETTMHLDSENAVVNADELHLSNVLYNLIDNALKYSKDAPKITISTLNRSGQLIIKVADEGIGMTRDQQAKIFEQFYRVPTGNLHDVKGFGLGLSYVSTIVKRLNGSITVRSEKDKGSEFELRFPLA; encoded by the coding sequence ATGAGTAAAAGAAGTATAGTTTTAATTACGGGGTTGATGGGGTTTGCGCTGCTGGGCGTAATGGCTATGCAATTGTATTTTCTGAGGCAGTCATACGTAATGCAATCTGCCTTGTTTGACCGCTCTGTAAACGAAGTACTCAACAATGTAGTTGATAAGGTTGCGCGTGTTGATGCCGTTAATTTTTTAAATGAAAAAGCCCGCTTTAATGATGAGCAGGAGTTACAGAAACGTAATTACCGTCTAATTGTAAAAAGCATACATAAAAGTACACTTGATACGCCAACCGGCGATAATCCTGAGGCCGACAGCTTAACCATACGTAAAAAGCAAACCGAACGCGAAAAGCATATTGCCATGCTGCGCGATAGTTTGAAGCATATTATTATGCGGAACAAAATGGATGAAGAGCTGAACAATATTGCAGGTTCGGTTAACTTCAGGATACGTGTTGATGAGTTTACCGATGAATTTGGGATTGTACACCAGCGTTTAACCCCCGAAATTGTAAGCATCCCGCAGAAACAGGTAATGCTTAAACGGCCTTTAAAGCTTAACAAATATGATACCCTGACGTATCAGTACACAGATCCGCAATTTGGCAGGCAAACCATTACCATTCCGCAAATAAACCCTTTGTGGCAGCGCGAGCAGGACCGTAAACAGAAACAACGCCAGATAAGACAGGTGAAACGTATGCTGGCTACTGACTCTATCGAGAACCTGAAACAGGGGCAGGGCAGCCAAAGAAGCGTTATACAAAGTATAGCGGAAGAATATCAGCACACAGGAAAACCGCTTACCAAACGCATCGACTCGGTATGGATAGATTCTGTACTGCATTTCGAGCTGCGCAATAAGGGCATTAACCTGCCGTTTAGTTACGAGGTAACCACCGCCACTAATGATTCGCTTATTTTTCAACGGGCATTAAATACCGGCGAGCAGCCAAAGTTTTTGCCGGCAAATACCTACGAAACAGCCATATTTAATAAAGAGGTAGTGAATGATCCGGGCAAGATCAGGATCACCTTTCCGGAAAAAAGCTCGTTTTTGCTTAGCCGCATGACGTATACTATGGCCACCAGCGGTGCGTTGATGTTTGTACTGGTACTTTGTTTCGGCTATACCATTTATTCGATATTGAGACAGAAGAAGATATCGGAAATGAAAACCGATTTCATCAATAACATGACGCACGAGTTTAAAACGCCGGTATCAACCATTATGATTGCCAGCGAGGCGCTTCGCGATGAAGAGATTGCCCAGGATAAAAACCGTGTATCAAAGCTGGCAGGCATTATTTATGAAGAAAATGCCCGTTTAGGCAGCCATATAGAGCGGGTGCTGAACATAGCCCGTATAGAGAAAAACGACTTTAAGCTGGAAGTAAGGCCTGTTGATGTGAACGAAATGGTATCCACCGTGCTCGATAGCATGGAACTGAAACTGCAAAAGTATAACGCAGAAACTACCATGCACCTCGATTCGGAGAACGCTGTTGTGAATGCAGATGAACTGCATTTGTCAAACGTGCTTTATAACCTGATTGATAATGCGCTTAAATACAGTAAAGATGCGCCTAAAATCACCATCAGTACATTAAACCGTAGCGGGCAGTTGATTATCAAAGTAGCTGATGAGGGCATAGGAATGACACGTGACCAGCAAGCCAAAATATTTGAGCAGTTTTACCGGGTACCAACCGGTAATCTGCATGATGTGAAAGGCTTTGGCCTTGGGCTAAGCTATGTAAGCACTATTGTTAAGCGCCTTAACGGCAGCATAACGGTACGCTCAGAAAAAGATAAAGGATCAGAGTTTGAATTAAGGTTTCCACTTGCCTGA
- a CDS encoding T9SS type A sorting domain-containing protein: protein MNVKKITTMPGFELLFAVSIAAIFILPSTVFAQDTRNLEISIMNGDTVINGRNIKDMNSREREAALRDINKIKMPRNRLRLRKMEDPGLAPIDSVERSYVMGDRNIKQTTVDFFIERPDVITDTAIALAPGREHNRMRIRERRGMPMRRFLPRNMQKFTFENTDNNGVTTTVHYTVSEGRQAWRHEIDGEAKNADEKNELTLSNIRMLADFSSGKTTLMFDLPAKTLATAELTDSEGKVIFNEKVSGGLFNRSFALPLNGFYQLKVKQGGKTAVKEIYKEN, encoded by the coding sequence ATGAATGTAAAGAAAATCACCACTATGCCCGGCTTCGAGCTGCTGTTTGCAGTAAGCATTGCAGCTATATTTATATTGCCCTCAACCGTATTCGCCCAGGATACCAGAAACCTGGAAATTTCTATTATGAACGGCGATACCGTAATTAACGGCAGAAATATTAAAGATATGAACAGCCGCGAGCGGGAAGCCGCCTTGCGCGACATCAACAAAATAAAGATGCCTCGTAACCGCCTGCGTTTAAGAAAGATGGAAGATCCCGGATTAGCGCCTATTGACAGTGTTGAGCGCAGTTATGTGATGGGCGACCGCAATATAAAACAGACGACGGTAGATTTCTTCATTGAACGCCCTGATGTAATCACCGATACTGCTATAGCCCTGGCTCCGGGACGGGAACATAACAGAATGAGGATACGTGAGCGAAGAGGCATGCCTATGAGAAGGTTCCTACCACGCAACATGCAGAAGTTTACATTTGAAAACACAGATAACAATGGTGTTACCACTACGGTACACTATACCGTGAGTGAAGGCAGGCAGGCCTGGAGGCATGAAATTGATGGCGAAGCTAAAAATGCCGATGAAAAGAATGAGCTAACCCTGTCAAACATCCGTATGCTGGCTGATTTTAGTTCAGGAAAAACAACTTTAATGTTCGATTTGCCAGCTAAAACTTTAGCAACAGCAGAATTAACTGATAGCGAAGGTAAAGTGATTTTTAACGAGAAGGTAAGCGGTGGCCTGTTTAACAGAAGCTTCGCCCTGCCTTTAAATGGCTTTTATCAGCTGAAGGTGAAACAAGGCGGTAAAACTGCTGTAAAGGAAATCTATAAGGAAAATTGA
- a CDS encoding DUF3127 domain-containing protein: MDIKGKVHEVSATMQVTETLKKRELILEYIENPQYPEYIKFEAIQDRCNLLDNVREGDNVEVSFNLKGRPWTDRTGKKSYFNTLQLWKVNVIGGAGSAPAPEYAPPVDLSSAPDDDDLPF; encoded by the coding sequence ATGGATATTAAAGGCAAAGTACACGAAGTATCTGCTACTATGCAGGTAACCGAGACTCTTAAAAAGCGAGAACTTATTTTAGAATATATAGAAAATCCTCAGTACCCTGAGTATATCAAATTTGAGGCAATTCAGGACCGTTGCAATTTGCTGGATAACGTACGCGAGGGCGATAACGTTGAAGTTTCTTTTAACCTGAAGGGCCGCCCATGGACCGACAGAACAGGTAAAAAGAGCTATTTCAATACATTACAATTATGGAAAGTTAACGTAATTGGCGGCGCCGGCAGCGCACCTGCACCAGAATATGCCCCACCGGTTGACCTGAGCTCGGCACCAGATGATGACGATTTACCGTTCTAA
- a CDS encoding THUMP domain-containing class I SAM-dependent RNA methyltransferase, which yields MQVFQTESKIIITCNKRLSPYLQQEVTELGFDIKRSFLTGVELYGTVNECITLNLNLRTASQVLYHLKSFTAKDPQELYDNLVQIAWEDLIDFAGYFSVTSNVNNEHIRTPLFANVKVKDAVADRLKEKKGIRPNSGPELNKTVIHLYWQDDRADIYIDTSGETLAKHSYRKIPGKAPMLEALAASTIMATGWDRKSTFINPMCGSGTLAIEAALLATDKSPGFFRMNYGFMHLLGYDEQIFFAERRTLKDKAVKELNFKIIATDISEDAVEISRKNARTAGVEHLIDFAVCDFADTQVPETPGVVMFNPEYGERLGTHTKLEATYKRIGDFLKQNCRGYKGYVFTGNPDLAKRVGLSAARRIEFYNGKLDCRLLEYELYDGSKRQPKTD from the coding sequence ATGCAAGTTTTCCAAACAGAAAGTAAAATAATTATCACCTGCAATAAGCGGCTTTCCCCTTATTTACAGCAGGAGGTAACAGAGCTGGGTTTTGATATAAAACGCAGTTTTTTAACGGGAGTTGAGCTTTACGGCACCGTTAACGAGTGTATTACACTTAACCTTAACCTACGCACCGCCAGCCAGGTATTATATCATTTAAAAAGCTTTACGGCTAAAGACCCGCAAGAACTTTATGATAACCTGGTGCAGATAGCGTGGGAAGATCTTATTGATTTTGCAGGCTATTTTTCCGTTACGTCAAACGTAAATAACGAGCATATCCGCACACCGCTTTTTGCTAACGTAAAGGTGAAAGATGCTGTTGCAGACCGGTTGAAAGAGAAAAAAGGCATCAGGCCAAACTCGGGTCCCGAGCTTAATAAAACCGTAATACACCTTTACTGGCAGGATGACCGCGCCGATATATATATAGATACATCGGGCGAAACACTGGCCAAACACAGCTACCGTAAAATACCGGGGAAAGCGCCAATGCTGGAGGCGCTGGCCGCATCAACCATTATGGCTACCGGTTGGGACAGAAAAAGCACATTCATTAACCCAATGTGTGGTTCTGGAACGCTGGCTATTGAGGCTGCACTGCTGGCCACAGATAAAAGCCCGGGCTTTTTCAGGATGAACTATGGCTTTATGCACTTATTAGGATACGATGAACAGATATTCTTTGCCGAACGCCGCACTTTGAAAGATAAAGCCGTTAAAGAACTGAACTTTAAGATTATTGCTACCGATATCTCTGAAGATGCGGTTGAAATATCGCGCAAAAACGCACGCACTGCCGGTGTAGAACATTTAATTGATTTTGCTGTTTGTGATTTTGCCGACACCCAGGTGCCCGAAACGCCGGGCGTTGTAATGTTTAACCCCGAATATGGCGAGCGTTTAGGTACGCATACCAAACTTGAGGCAACATATAAGCGCATAGGTGATTTTCTGAAACAAAATTGCCGCGGATATAAAGGATATGTATTTACCGGAAACCCTGACCTGGCCAAACGCGTTGGGCTTAGTGCAGCGCGCAGGATAGAATTTTATAACGGTAAACTGGACTGCCGCCTGCTGGAATATGAATTGTATGACGGCAGTAAAAGACAACCCAAAACAGATTAA
- a CDS encoding RNA recognition motif domain-containing protein, which yields MNIFVGSLSYQLKEEDLRNLFEPYGEVSTAKLIIDRETGRSKGFGFVEIEDDEAAQKAIDGLNGTEVGGRTIAVSQAENRKSNDRPQRGGGGFGGGNRGGGGGFNRGGGGGYNRGGNSGGGGGYSRGDRY from the coding sequence ATGAACATTTTTGTAGGAAGTCTTTCTTACCAGTTGAAAGAAGAAGACTTAAGGAATCTTTTCGAGCCTTATGGCGAAGTAAGCACAGCTAAATTAATTATTGATCGCGAAACCGGCAGAAGTAAAGGTTTCGGTTTTGTGGAGATCGAGGATGATGAGGCAGCACAGAAAGCAATTGACGGATTAAACGGAACAGAAGTTGGCGGCAGAACTATTGCTGTAAGCCAGGCAGAAAACCGTAAATCAAATGATCGCCCTCAGCGTGGTGGCGGTGGCTTTGGTGGTGGTAACAGAGGCGGCGGCGGCGGTTTTAACCGTGGCGGCGGCGGTGGTTACAACCGCGGTGGCAACAGTGGTGGTGGCGGCGGTTATTCAAGAGGCGACCGTTACTAA
- a CDS encoding lipid-binding SYLF domain-containing protein gives MRTFKLLAIPALLSVLFVLTSATKISTEQERIQKSTRVMHDFAQMKEGIPAELLKNAEGILIIPKMLNGGFVLAGKRGKGVALVKHESGWSNPVFVTLTGGSIGLQAGVQAVDLVLVFKHRAVLSKVENGDFTIGGDISAAAGPVGRSTSANTDYKLDAEVYSYSRSKGLFAGISINGANISIDKSAVKSYYGDNHDSKTVFESTKSPNADVTALKASIAAL, from the coding sequence ATGAGAACATTTAAATTACTTGCTATTCCTGCTTTATTAAGTGTGCTGTTTGTACTAACATCGGCTACTAAAATCAGCACAGAGCAGGAACGCATTCAAAAATCAACCAGAGTGATGCATGATTTTGCACAAATGAAAGAGGGGATACCTGCCGAGCTGCTTAAAAATGCAGAAGGTATCTTAATTATCCCAAAAATGCTGAACGGTGGTTTTGTACTGGCAGGCAAACGCGGAAAAGGCGTTGCATTAGTAAAGCATGAAAGCGGCTGGAGCAATCCGGTATTTGTTACCCTAACTGGCGGTAGTATTGGTTTACAAGCTGGTGTACAGGCAGTAGATCTGGTACTTGTATTTAAGCACCGTGCTGTATTAAGCAAAGTAGAAAACGGCGACTTTACTATCGGCGGTGATATATCAGCAGCAGCAGGCCCGGTTGGCCGAAGCACAAGTGCAAATACCGATTACAAACTTGATGCAGAAGTTTATTCTTATTCACGCAGCAAGGGTTTGTTTGCAGGTATCAGCATAAACGGTGCAAACATATCAATTGATAAAAGCGCTGTTAAATCTTACTATGGCGACAACCACGATTCTAAAACAGTATTTGAATCAACCAAAAGCCCTAATGCAGATGTAACTGCTTTAAAAGCAAGTATTGCAGCTTTATAA